The genomic segment GCAACCGGGTTACCTTTAGAGAACGGAGAGGGAGCTTATGCCTTTGATCTCGGTCACCCGCCTGCGCGTACGTTCCTGGCGATATCTTCCGGCCTTCCTGTTTGACGCAGTGAGAACCGCTCGTCAGGCCGCTCGCAGCGAAGGCAATCTCGCCGTCAAGGTGCTGCGCGATGCGAAGAACACCTGGTGGACCAGTACCTGCTGGGACTCCGAAGCCTCCATGCGCAAATTCATGCTGATGAAACCGCACGGCCCCGCCATGCGTAAATTGCTGGAGTGGTGCGATGAAGCCGCACTCGTCCATTGGTCGCAGCCCGAATCCGCGCTGCCGTCTTGGACAGAAGCGCACCGCCGCATGCAGTCGGAAGGCCGGATCTCCAAAGTGCTGCATCCCTCTCCGGATCACGTGGCTTTCCGGATTGCACCACCCACCGCGAGTGGTCGCGGCGAAGTGCGAATCAAGTAATCCAGCGAGGTAAGACACGCGATGATCACGATTCTCGGCGCAGGCGGCCCCATCAGCAACGAACTGGCCGCGCGGCTCGCGGCCGCAAATCTTCCCTTTCGCCTCGTCGGCCGAAAACCATCCCCGCGCCCCGGCGCAACCGAAGTGGTTGCCGCCGATCTCACGCAGATCGATCAGACCCTCAACGCGGTTACCGGCTCAGACATCGTCTTCCTGCTCGTCGGCCTCAAATACGACCGCAAGATATGGGCGGAACAGTGGCCCCGCATCATGGCCAACACCGTCGAAGCCTGCAAGCGCGCCGGCGCGCGTCTCGTCTTCTTCGACAATGTCTACATGTACGGCCGTGTCAGCGGCCCCATGACCGAGCAAACACCCTACCACCCCACCAGCCGCAAAGGCGAGATTCGCTCCCGCATCGCCGACTCCCTCATCGACGAATGGAAATCCGGCAAGCTCACCGCCATGATTGCCCGGGCAGCCGACTTCTACGGCCCCGGAGCCGAGCACGGCATCCCCAACACGCTCGTCTTCGATCCCCTCAGCAAGGGCAGCTCTGCCATGTGCCTGGCCGCCGACAACCTCCCGCACTCCTACACCTACACGCCCGACGCAGCCGATGCACTAATGAAGCTTGCCCAAAGCAACTCCGCCTGGAACCAGACCTGGCATCTGCCCACCACGCCCAACCCACCCACCGGCCGCGAATTCATTGAAGCCGCCGCCCAGGCGCTCGGAGTCCAGCCCAAATACCGCATGCTCGGCTCAGCCATGCTCGGCATCGCAGGCTTCTTCAAGCCTGAGATTCGCGAAGTCCGCGAGATGCTCTACCAGAACAACGCGCCGTATCTCTTCGACTCCTCGAAATACGCCCGCGCCTTCGGTTTCCCAGGCACACTCTACGCAGACGCCATCCGCGCCACAGCGGCCTCCTACAAGCAACCTGAGGCCTGATCTCACGAGGATTTCTTCTCCACGCCCTCTTCCAGGATCCGCAATCGCCGCCTGATTCCGTTCGAAATTGAATCGGCAACTGCGACGGGAAAGTTCTGGGGAAGATCTGCGTTCACGCGATCGATTTCTCTCTCCGCCTCGGCGCGCAGTTCCTCAATGATCGACGGCACAACTTCCTTTCCCATGCCGGCCTCGTCCGCCGTCTGGAAGAAATGGCGCGGGGCTATTTGTCTCATTTTGTAATGAGGTTTGGTTCCGAACGACATCGCCAGACTGAAGTTCTTCCAGAGAAGCTGTTTGGAATCGACGCTCGGTTGAGCCGAAATCACATCGTATAGCGGCGTTAACCGGAAGCGACCACCTGGTCGGAGAAACACACTGAAGTTTTTCGCGTGTCCGTCCGTCGCTCCCATGAGCCAGAAGATGATGTTTGCCTTCAAAAATGCGCGCTGATCGGCTGGCGCATCATCGCTGCCGCGAAGCAGCTGAAGGATCTGCACAATACCCGGCCCACCATGTGCCTGGTATTTGCGGGTAGGAGAAATGGAAAGCGCTTGGCAGCAATCCTCCTGGGGCAATCTCAGGAGTCTTTCATCTGCGGTCCATCTTCGGTCGAATCGCTCCACGACCAGTACCGTTCTCTTCCCGAAAGTCATAATCTGCGGCTGTGCTGCTTCAATCCCAAGCGCCGCAACCACCTTCAGGCAGAAATACTCATTTTCAACACTGCTTGTAAGGTCCATTCCGTTTGGGAGCATGCCGATGGACGGCTTGAAGATGTGAGTCGTTGCCGTCGTGCCCCGTGGCTTGTACCACTTCCGATCGCGATACAGAAACGCAGTCTTCTCTTGAGCACCGGCAATCGAAATTCTGAAACTTTCATCTTCTGAGATGCCAAGCGGTGCTGCGGCCAGGTTTTCGATGATCAGAGCGATTTCGTCGTTACTGACGGGATCTCCTTGAACGGAGCCTGCCGGCAGCGGTTCTATGTTCTGCGGCAGAAACTGGAGGGCACCGACGCAATCGTGTCCGATCGCTCCTAAAAGGCTGTAGGCATCGGTGCCTTCGGCGTGCGTGCGCGCGGCAATCTGACGCCGGAGATCGTCATTATCGGGCAGCAGGTTATCAAAGACCGCGATTACAGGGGCGCCGCTGTATGTCTGTGCGCGCAGAGGAAGGGAGAGCGAGACCGGCATGACGAATTCCCACTCCAGCCACGACTGGTCGTACTTGAACGAGATGGCCCCGGAAACGTCACGGCGCAATTGGCCAACCAAACGGCTGTTGAGAAATACATTAAGCGGCTCGTAACGCGTCCGCGGCATCAGAAGATCGCCTCGATGTCATCGGCCGAGCTTTTGGTTCGCGGACGGATCACGAGTTCGAGGTCGAGCGCGCCAAGCGCTCTCAGCAATGTATCGAGCCTTCCGGCACCAGCGTTTTCGATATCGGAAACGGTTTTTTGGCGCACGCCCACTTTGGCGGCAAGTTGTTCCTGGGTCCAACGCAGCTTTCGCCGGCTTTCACGAATGGCGTTTCCGAGTTGAAGGGGAGTGCGGGCAATCGTGTCCATGTCTTCCGCCTCGCTGGTCAATCTAGGCGCTTTTCAGCCTAAACCGATTTTAAGCGCTTTTCCGCCTATTGTCCATTGAGGCGCTTTTTCGCCTAAAGTCCGGGGCACGCTCACTGACCGAACGAAGTCCAAGGCAAATCACTTCCCGATGCAGAACGTAGAGAAAATCAGCTGCAGAATGTCATCCGCCGTAGTCTGCCCCGTCAATGAGTCCAGCGCCCACAACCCCCTGTAGAGATCAAGCAGAATCATCTCGTGCGGAATCGAGCTCTCGTTCGCCCTCTTCGCGTCCGCCAGCGCTTCCAGCGCGGTCGTAACCGCCTGGTGCTGCCGCAAATTCGTCAGCATGCCGCTTTCGCTTGCCGCACCGCCCGATGCGAGCGCCACAATACGGCTTCGCAGCTCGGCTACTCCCTCGCCGGTCAACGCAGACGTCGCAATCACCGGAACGCCGTCCAGAGCCGCGGATTCCTCGCTACGCGCTTCGGCTAGATCCCGCTTGTTCATCGCCACCAGCGCGGGACGTCCTTGGACCGCACGCAGCAAATCACGCTCTTCCTCGTTCAGTGGCTGCGTCGCGTCCAGCACAATTAGCACCAGAGCCGCATCGGCAAGCGCCTCCCGGCTTCGCGCGATGCCAAGCTGCTCGGCAACGTCATGCGCCTCACGCAACCCGGCCGTGTCCACCAACTCCAGCGGGATCCCATCAAGCGAAATGCGCTCACTCACCGTATCGCGCGTCGTTCCCGGACTCGGCGTAACAATTGCGCGTTCACGCTCCACCAGCCGATTAAAAAGCGAGCTCTTGCCCGCATTCGGCCGACCCACAATCGCCAGCGTCAACCCATCGTGCACAATGCGCCCGCGCGAGAACGACGCTTCCAGCGCGGACAGTGGAACAGCCAGTTCGTCGATGCGCCGCGCAATCTCCTGCTGCGGAGTCACGTCGACATCATCCTCCGCAAAGTCAATCCCCGCTTCCAGCAGCGCGATGAGTTCAACAAGGTCCTGCTTCACCGGCGCAGCCCGCCGGCTGAGCGCGCCTCCCATCTGGCTCGCCGCCTGCCTCGCCTGCGTCAGCGTCTGCGCGTCAATGAGATCGCGCACAGCCTCAGCCTGCGTCAGATCGATGCGGCCCGCCAGAAATGCCCGCTGCGTAAACTCCCCCGGTTCCGCCAGCCGCGCTCCCAGCCCAATCGCGCGCCGCAGCAGCAGATCCAGCACCACCGGCGATCCGTGCGCAGCAATCTCCACCAGGTCATCCGCAGTATAGGAATTGGGCGCAGCGAAATACGTCACCACAGCTTCATCGATTCGCTCCGCCGTCTCTCCCTCGGCATCCAGCACATCGGCCAGCCGCGCGCGCCCGTGTTCAAGCGGCCGCTGCAGCCTCACCAGTTGTGCAGCCATCGACGCGGCCTCAGGTCCGCTCAAGCGAACAATGCCGATGCCTCCGCGTCCCGGCGGAGTAGAAATTGCCGCAATCGTCTCCAACACTGGAGCCATTTTCGGGTCGGAGTTTTGGGGTGTATCGGCCATCTGCTCGTTCCATTGTAAGAAACAGCTCCACCCCTCAAGCGAATCGATTTTCCAGGGGCCCGGAGTTCCCTCTCATACCGTCCGGCTTCATCCACAGCGGAACCGGTTCGCAATCCAAGTCCAGCAAATCCCTCTACATAAACGTTTTAGCAAATCAGGACGTATTATAATGTGGAACGAGAATCACTCCGGTTTCGTAGTCGTTTCTATCACTCCCTCTCAAGGTTGATCTGTATGCTCACGGTATCCGCAAAGCGTCTGTCCAGCAGTCTCACGATCCGGGCTCCAAAGCTGTTTCTAATGCGTTTTGGTCTGCTCCTCTTGATAGTTCTCTTCTCCTGCGGCTATGTTCTCGCCCAGGGAGCCGCCCCGCAGTTCGCGTGGAGCGGCCGCGTGCACAACGCAGCCGGAGCGCCCATCCCCGGCGCCAAAATTCAGCTTACCGCTTCCGCATCCTCCGCCAGCACTGTCAGCGGAGATGACGGCGCATTCCGCGTTGAAAGCCTGACGCTAGGTCACTACAAGCTCACCATCGAGACGAACGGAAAATCGAGCGAATACGCCCAGGGCGTCGATGTCGGGCCCGGCTCCCCCGCCGCGATCATCGAGATCTCCGACCGCGGAGACATCTCCATCTCTGCAGCCAAGGAGCGCGCCGCAGGCACCGGCGGAGAAGACCTCTCCGGCCAGGCCGTCAGCTCACTCCCGCTGAACAAGCGCGACTTCAGCCAGCTTCTCCTCCTCGCCGCCGGCACCATGACCGACTCCAACGGCGCCACCAACTTCACGCAGCAGTTCGCCATCAACGGACAGCGCGGCGTAGAAGCCACCTTCGCCATGGACGGCGCCGACATCAGCGACCCCGAAATGGGCGGTTCCACGTTCTCCAACTACAACGTCGATGCCGTCGAAGGCATCAATTCCAGCTCCGGTTGGATGCCCGCCGAAATCGGCCGCGGCGCTGCCGGCTTCACCAACATCGTCACGCGTTCCGGCGCCAGCGGATTCCACGGCTCCTTCTTCGAATTCATCCGCAACTCCGCTCTCGACGCGCGCAACTACTTCGATCACCCCACGCCCGCTTATCCCGGCCGCATCCCGCCCTTCCGCCGCAACGAGTTCGGCTTCACCAACGGCGGCCCCGTCTACATTCCTCACCTCTACGACGGCCGCGGCCGCACGTTCTACTTCGGGCAATATCAGGGCTTCCGCCAGGTGCTAGGCACCACGCAGGTCATGCCGGTACCGAACGACGCTGACCGCGCCGGCATCGACGTCGTGAAATACCCTGACGGCTCCACCGACACCCTGAATGTCCCCATCGATCCCGCTATCGCGGCCATCATGGCGCGCTATCCTCACCCCAACGATCCCACCGGTCCCTATCAGACCCGCACCTACGCGACGCCGTCCAAGGTCGATACCAACGCCAACCAGTTCTCCATCCGCATCGATCACAAGTTCTCTGATAAGGATCAGTTCTTCGCCCGCTTCAACTACAACAACCTGACCGGCCCCACCACCAATCCCGACCAGACCGCCATTGACCCCTCCTTCGGCGTGCAGTACGTCGATCGCCAGCGCAACGTCGTCGGCACGTGGACGCGCACCGCCTCGCCGCGTCTCACGTTTGAGTCTTCCATCAGCATCACGCGCTCCACTCCCGGATTCCCCACTACCAACTACGCCGATCCGGCAGTCAAATTCGCCGACGGCCTCTTTGAAGCATTCAACTCCGCAGCGGGCTCCGTCATGCAGGCCTACGGCAATCTCTTCCAGGGCCGCGAGAACGTGACTTACACGCGCGGCACCCACGCTCTCAAGATGGGCGTTGAAGCCCGCATCAATCGCGACACCACCTACTTCGGCACCAGCCCCAACGGCGAATACAACTTCGGCGGCGGCACCTCTTATGCCATTGAGGCCATCCCCTCTGAGAGCGGCACGCACAACATCAAGCCCGGCGACCCGCTGCCCGACACGCTCTCTTCATTCCTCTCGGGAAGCTCCTTCATCTACACCGTCGCACTCGCCGCGCCCTTCTCCTCGGGTGGCGAGCACATGGGTCCTGCCGCCATTAATCGCGAGAACTACGGCGCCTACTTCCAGGACACCTGGAAGGTCACCCCGCGCTTCACCCTCGATTACGGTCTCCGCTGGGAGGTCTATACCCCCATCAGCGAGCGCGCCCACCGCACCGGCAGCTTCCGCGAAATCAACGGCACCCAGCAGTACGTCATCAATCCCCAGCCTGGATACCGCACCAATTGGAAAGGCTTCATGCCCCGCATCCAGGGCACCGTCCAGATCGACAAGAACACCACTGCGCATGCCGGCGGCTCCATCATGACCATCCCGCCCAACATCTGGCAGGACAACTTCCTCACCGGCTCCACCCCGTTCGCTGTCTACCCGCGCGTTGTCGCCACCTCCAAAGCTCCCGTTCCCTACGGCTTCCAGATCACCTCCGACCAGCTCCCCACCGTCTACACCATCGATGGCAAGCCGATGTTCACAACCGATAACCCCAAGGACCTGCCCTCCAACCAGATCATGGATGTCGAGCGCTACCAGCACGATCTCGCCGCCATCACCCCCGGCGGCGTCTTCAGCGCTCTCAACCTCTCCGGCATCGACGCCAAGTTCAGCGATGCCTGGCTCTACACCTGGACCCTCGGCGTCGAACACAAATTCGGTAACCTGGTCGGCGACCTCGCTTATGTTGGCACTTCGGCCTCGCACCTGCCGCGCTACAGCTTCCCCAATGCTTATCCCGGAGCCTCGCCCGGCTTCGCGCCGCACACCAAGTTCGACGCTGACGGCAATGTCATCGGCGGGTTCGGAGTCGAAAACGTCATCACCAACGACGCGCACTCCAGCTACAACGCCATGCAGAGCTCGTTGTCCGGAACCGTGCCGCACGGCGGCCCCGGCATCTCCGCCAGCTACACCTGGGGCAAATCGCTCGATGACACCAGCCTCGTCCTCGGCGGCACCGGATCCACCGGCGCCGTTACTTCGGGCTTCTCGCAAGACCCCTACAACACCCATCCTGAAAAAGGCCCGTCGAACTTCGACGCCTCGCACTCCTTCAACCTGAGCGTGGCCCAGGACCTGCATCTCGAAAAGGCTGCATGGTTCAGCGCGGTCAGCCGCAAAGTCACCTACGGCTGGGAACTGCTCTCCATCTCCAGCATCAGCTCCGGCGCGCCGTTCACCGTCTACTCTGGCATCCAGCAAACCGGCTACGGCTCCAACGGCGTCGATCGTCCCGACCAGATCGCCAAGCCCCATCTGTCCACCGCGCGCAAAGAGCGCCAGGACTACTTCGGCCACGGCGGCAGCAACGGCCCTGACTTCTTCTCCATTCCGATTCACCTTCCCGATGGCAGCGGCCCCAACTCCGGCCGCTTTGGCACTCTCGGCCGTAACACCTTCCGCGGCCCCGCCTATTACGACTACGACTTCGCCATGATCAAGGACA from the Occallatibacter riparius genome contains:
- a CDS encoding DUF3291 domain-containing protein, yielding MPLISVTRLRVRSWRYLPAFLFDAVRTARQAARSEGNLAVKVLRDAKNTWWTSTCWDSEASMRKFMLMKPHGPAMRKLLEWCDEAALVHWSQPESALPSWTEAHRRMQSEGRISKVLHPSPDHVAFRIAPPTASGRGEVRIK
- a CDS encoding NAD-dependent epimerase/dehydratase family protein, with the translated sequence MITILGAGGPISNELAARLAAANLPFRLVGRKPSPRPGATEVVAADLTQIDQTLNAVTGSDIVFLLVGLKYDRKIWAEQWPRIMANTVEACKRAGARLVFFDNVYMYGRVSGPMTEQTPYHPTSRKGEIRSRIADSLIDEWKSGKLTAMIARAADFYGPGAEHGIPNTLVFDPLSKGSSAMCLAADNLPHSYTYTPDAADALMKLAQSNSAWNQTWHLPTTPNPPTGREFIEAAAQALGVQPKYRMLGSAMLGIAGFFKPEIREVREMLYQNNAPYLFDSSKYARAFGFPGTLYADAIRATAASYKQPEA
- a CDS encoding type II toxin-antitoxin system HipA family toxin; protein product: MPRTRYEPLNVFLNSRLVGQLRRDVSGAISFKYDQSWLEWEFVMPVSLSLPLRAQTYSGAPVIAVFDNLLPDNDDLRRQIAARTHAEGTDAYSLLGAIGHDCVGALQFLPQNIEPLPAGSVQGDPVSNDEIALIIENLAAAPLGISEDESFRISIAGAQEKTAFLYRDRKWYKPRGTTATTHIFKPSIGMLPNGMDLTSSVENEYFCLKVVAALGIEAAQPQIMTFGKRTVLVVERFDRRWTADERLLRLPQEDCCQALSISPTRKYQAHGGPGIVQILQLLRGSDDAPADQRAFLKANIIFWLMGATDGHAKNFSVFLRPGGRFRLTPLYDVISAQPSVDSKQLLWKNFSLAMSFGTKPHYKMRQIAPRHFFQTADEAGMGKEVVPSIIEELRAEAEREIDRVNADLPQNFPVAVADSISNGIRRRLRILEEGVEKKSS
- a CDS encoding helix-turn-helix domain-containing protein; translation: MDTIARTPLQLGNAIRESRRKLRWTQEQLAAKVGVRQKTVSDIENAGAGRLDTLLRALGALDLELVIRPRTKSSADDIEAIF
- the mnmE gene encoding tRNA uridine-5-carboxymethylaminomethyl(34) synthesis GTPase MnmE, whose protein sequence is MADTPQNSDPKMAPVLETIAAISTPPGRGGIGIVRLSGPEAASMAAQLVRLQRPLEHGRARLADVLDAEGETAERIDEAVVTYFAAPNSYTADDLVEIAAHGSPVVLDLLLRRAIGLGARLAEPGEFTQRAFLAGRIDLTQAEAVRDLIDAQTLTQARQAASQMGGALSRRAAPVKQDLVELIALLEAGIDFAEDDVDVTPQQEIARRIDELAVPLSALEASFSRGRIVHDGLTLAIVGRPNAGKSSLFNRLVERERAIVTPSPGTTRDTVSERISLDGIPLELVDTAGLREAHDVAEQLGIARSREALADAALVLIVLDATQPLNEEERDLLRAVQGRPALVAMNKRDLAEARSEESAALDGVPVIATSALTGEGVAELRSRIVALASGGAASESGMLTNLRQHQAVTTALEALADAKRANESSIPHEMILLDLYRGLWALDSLTGQTTADDILQLIFSTFCIGK
- a CDS encoding TonB-dependent receptor, which gives rise to MRFGLLLLIVLFSCGYVLAQGAAPQFAWSGRVHNAAGAPIPGAKIQLTASASSASTVSGDDGAFRVESLTLGHYKLTIETNGKSSEYAQGVDVGPGSPAAIIEISDRGDISISAAKERAAGTGGEDLSGQAVSSLPLNKRDFSQLLLLAAGTMTDSNGATNFTQQFAINGQRGVEATFAMDGADISDPEMGGSTFSNYNVDAVEGINSSSGWMPAEIGRGAAGFTNIVTRSGASGFHGSFFEFIRNSALDARNYFDHPTPAYPGRIPPFRRNEFGFTNGGPVYIPHLYDGRGRTFYFGQYQGFRQVLGTTQVMPVPNDADRAGIDVVKYPDGSTDTLNVPIDPAIAAIMARYPHPNDPTGPYQTRTYATPSKVDTNANQFSIRIDHKFSDKDQFFARFNYNNLTGPTTNPDQTAIDPSFGVQYVDRQRNVVGTWTRTASPRLTFESSISITRSTPGFPTTNYADPAVKFADGLFEAFNSAAGSVMQAYGNLFQGRENVTYTRGTHALKMGVEARINRDTTYFGTSPNGEYNFGGGTSYAIEAIPSESGTHNIKPGDPLPDTLSSFLSGSSFIYTVALAAPFSSGGEHMGPAAINRENYGAYFQDTWKVTPRFTLDYGLRWEVYTPISERAHRTGSFREINGTQQYVINPQPGYRTNWKGFMPRIQGTVQIDKNTTAHAGGSIMTIPPNIWQDNFLTGSTPFAVYPRVVATSKAPVPYGFQITSDQLPTVYTIDGKPMFTTDNPKDLPSNQIMDVERYQHDLAAITPGGVFSALNLSGIDAKFSDAWLYTWTLGVEHKFGNLVGDLAYVGTSASHLPRYSFPNAYPGASPGFAPHTKFDADGNVIGGFGVENVITNDAHSSYNAMQSSLSGTVPHGGPGISASYTWGKSLDDTSLVLGGTGSTGAVTSGFSQDPYNTHPEKGPSNFDASHSFNLSVAQDLHLEKAAWFSAVSRKVTYGWELLSISSISSGAPFTVYSGIQQTGYGSNGVDRPDQIAKPHLSTARKERQDYFGHGGSNGPDFFSIPIHLPDGSGPNSGRFGTLGRNTFRGPAYYDYDFAMIKDTPFGRRASGAERMDLQFRAEFFNLFNIVNMGLPSNVLQVNSHTGQILEDTGFGQISKTAGNSRQIQFSLKLIY